The Saprospiraceae bacterium genome includes a window with the following:
- a CDS encoding Gfo/Idh/MocA family oxidoreductase, producing MNTTDRRDFIKKSTLLGSGLAISPDYFFHSSVNDTIKVAVVGCGGRGTGAAIQALSSGKNVKLVAMADAFQNRIDDSYKHITSDDATDNGHIRDKVDVPAERRFVGFDAYKKAIALCDVVILATPTGFRPAHFEEAVNAGKHVFMEKPVAVDPAGIKIVLAAAEKAKAKKLNVVVGLQRHYQTVYRELMKRHQDGIIGEIVSASAWWNNDGVWVNPRKPGMTEMEYQMRNWYYFNWLCGDHICEQHIHNIDVINWAKNAYPVKARGTGGREVRKGKDNGEIFDHHIVEFEYADGTIMNSQCRHIPGTWAKVDELAIGTKGSIKFGQGIISDHKGKVLYQHNSENDPNPYQVEHDELFDAVSKGVYRFEDATNGAHSTMISILGRMATYSGQIITVDQALASNLNIMPSTLSWDADMPVKPDVNGEYAAAIPGKTKYV from the coding sequence ATGAATACAACAGACAGACGCGACTTTATAAAAAAATCTACACTTTTAGGTAGTGGATTGGCCATCAGCCCTGATTATTTTTTTCACAGCAGCGTCAATGACACTATCAAAGTGGCTGTAGTAGGCTGCGGCGGTAGAGGTACCGGTGCTGCTATACAGGCTTTATCCAGCGGTAAAAATGTTAAGCTTGTAGCTATGGCTGATGCCTTTCAAAACAGGATCGATGATAGTTATAAGCACATTACATCTGATGATGCCACTGACAACGGACATATTCGTGATAAAGTAGATGTACCTGCAGAAAGACGATTTGTGGGTTTTGATGCTTACAAAAAAGCCATTGCGCTGTGCGATGTTGTCATTTTGGCTACACCAACTGGATTTCGACCAGCGCATTTTGAAGAAGCTGTCAATGCCGGTAAGCATGTATTTATGGAAAAACCGGTAGCAGTAGATCCTGCAGGTATTAAAATCGTCCTTGCGGCTGCAGAAAAAGCTAAAGCAAAAAAACTCAATGTGGTAGTGGGCCTTCAAAGGCATTACCAAACGGTGTACAGAGAATTGATGAAGCGACATCAGGATGGAATCATCGGTGAGATCGTTTCAGCTTCTGCATGGTGGAACAACGATGGTGTCTGGGTCAATCCCCGAAAGCCGGGAATGACTGAAATGGAATACCAGATGCGCAACTGGTACTATTTCAACTGGCTGTGCGGTGATCACATCTGTGAGCAGCATATTCATAATATAGATGTCATCAACTGGGCAAAAAATGCTTATCCGGTCAAAGCCAGAGGTACCGGTGGACGTGAGGTCAGGAAAGGGAAAGATAATGGTGAGATCTTTGACCATCATATTGTGGAATTTGAATACGCAGATGGCACCATTATGAATTCCCAATGCAGACATATACCAGGTACGTGGGCAAAAGTGGATGAGCTTGCGATCGGTACTAAAGGTAGTATAAAGTTCGGTCAAGGTATTATCTCAGATCACAAAGGAAAAGTACTGTATCAACATAATAGCGAAAATGATCCCAATCCATATCAGGTAGAGCATGATGAACTTTTTGATGCTGTAAGCAAAGGCGTGTACAGGTTTGAAGATGCCACCAATGGTGCGCACTCGACGATGATATCTATCCTGGGCAGGATGGCTACATATAGCGGTCAGATCATCACCGTGGATCAGGCACTTGCCAGTAATCTGAACATCATGCCTTCTACACTGTCATGGGATGCCGATATGCCCGTTAAACCAGATGTCAATGGAGAATATGCTGCAGCTATTCCGGGTAAAACCAAGTATGTTTGA
- a CDS encoding T9SS C-terminal target domain-containing protein has translation MKFSLKLFVFLLVASGLMLASCGREDDEDDIVDVGANFTIKGSITSNTVWAAKNKYLLEGFVYVESGATLTIEPGTIIKGDKSTKATLIIKPGAKIIAEGTKTKPIVFTSNQPKGSRNLGDWGGLIILGKAKVNKTPATIEGENISTFGGTDDNDNSGILKYVRLEFGGIAFETDKEINGLTLGGVGKGTVLEYIQVSHNGDDAYEWFGGNVNAKYLVSYKNLDDDFDTDWGYSGNVQYGFVYRDPKIADQCTCSDSNGFESDNDASGSEAAPQTNAKFANISLIIADGTPDAKYRATFRLRRNTAVSIYNTLAVGGWSKGGLELEGTATQKNFVDNKCDFRGLVLAGMTKGLVTGDETKLKEAIRKNIFGADIATLGLSDNYKVATGKPGLLPKVGSSLLTGGVTLPSGFDPTSFVGAFGTTDWTDGWTNWDPQNTDY, from the coding sequence ATGAAATTCAGTTTAAAATTATTCGTATTTCTTTTAGTTGCATCGGGACTGATGCTGGCTTCTTGTGGTCGTGAGGATGATGAAGATGATATAGTAGATGTGGGCGCAAATTTTACAATCAAGGGATCTATTACTTCCAATACCGTTTGGGCTGCAAAAAACAAGTATCTCTTGGAAGGATTTGTGTATGTAGAGTCAGGTGCAACATTGACCATTGAGCCAGGTACCATCATCAAAGGTGACAAATCCACTAAAGCTACTTTGATCATCAAACCAGGAGCAAAAATCATCGCTGAAGGTACTAAAACTAAACCTATCGTATTTACATCCAATCAACCAAAAGGTAGCAGAAATCTGGGTGATTGGGGAGGACTGATCATACTTGGTAAGGCAAAAGTGAACAAAACACCTGCTACCATAGAAGGAGAAAATATCAGCACCTTTGGTGGAACCGACGATAATGACAATTCCGGTATTCTAAAGTACGTAAGATTGGAATTTGGTGGTATAGCTTTTGAGACTGACAAAGAAATCAATGGTTTGACACTCGGTGGCGTTGGGAAAGGTACTGTGCTGGAGTATATTCAGGTTTCACACAATGGTGATGATGCATATGAATGGTTTGGTGGCAATGTAAATGCTAAATATCTGGTATCTTACAAAAATCTGGACGACGATTTTGATACAGACTGGGGATATTCCGGCAATGTACAATATGGATTTGTTTACAGAGATCCAAAAATTGCAGATCAGTGTACCTGCTCTGATTCCAATGGATTTGAATCTGACAATGATGCATCCGGTTCTGAAGCTGCACCACAAACTAATGCTAAATTTGCCAATATTTCACTGATCATTGCTGATGGCACACCTGATGCCAAGTATCGCGCTACCTTCAGACTGAGAAGGAATACAGCGGTATCTATTTACAATACGCTTGCAGTCGGTGGTTGGAGTAAAGGTGGTCTTGAATTGGAAGGTACAGCTACACAGAAAAATTTTGTCGACAACAAGTGTGATTTCAGAGGTTTGGTTTTAGCTGGTATGACCAAAGGATTGGTGACAGGAGATGAGACAAAGCTCAAGGAAGCTATAAGAAAAAACATCTTTGGTGCTGATATTGCTACTTTAGGTTTGAGTGACAACTACAAAGTTGCAACTGGTAAGCCAGGCTTACTTCCAAAAGTTGGCTCAAGCCTCCTTACCGGTGGTGTGACTTTGCCATCAGGTTTTGATCCAACTTCATTTGTTGGTGCTTTCGGAACTACAGACTGGACAGATGGATGGACCAACTGGGATCCTCAAAATACAGACTATTAA
- a CDS encoding SUMF1/EgtB/PvdO family nonheme iron enzyme: MCKWILSLVLPFTLISQDKFTSFNQKIKGSDIAFRMISVPGGKYTLGSAASDKEADIDETPEKTVEISDFWMGETEVTYDLFQLFLDETKDPAPEVDGITRPSKPYIDFTLGMGKVGNFPANSMQQYSALMFCKWLYKKTGVFYRLPTEAEWEYVAKKSYENKTLNNAQSLSEFEWFAENSENKYHKVASKKPNKLGFYDLLGNVAEWTIDEYDASIYTTISQGSKDPVSSKTKRYPVTVRGGNYKSPITDLRPANRTKSESIWNRRDPQIPKSKWWNADAPFIGFRLVRPRKSKTAEEVESFFESVLK; the protein is encoded by the coding sequence ATGTGTAAATGGATTTTGTCATTAGTACTACCTTTCACCCTTATTTCTCAGGATAAGTTTACTTCTTTTAACCAAAAGATAAAAGGTAGTGATATTGCTTTCAGGATGATTTCAGTACCCGGAGGAAAATATACATTAGGAAGTGCTGCTTCTGATAAGGAGGCAGATATTGACGAAACTCCGGAAAAGACTGTTGAAATTTCTGATTTTTGGATGGGTGAGACAGAAGTCACCTACGATCTTTTCCAATTATTCCTTGATGAGACAAAAGATCCTGCGCCAGAAGTCGATGGCATCACGCGTCCCAGCAAACCGTATATCGATTTTACCCTTGGAATGGGTAAGGTGGGAAATTTTCCTGCCAATAGTATGCAACAGTACTCAGCATTGATGTTTTGTAAGTGGTTGTACAAAAAAACAGGTGTGTTTTATAGGTTACCCACAGAAGCTGAATGGGAATATGTTGCCAAAAAAAGCTATGAAAACAAAACTTTAAATAATGCTCAATCACTTTCAGAATTTGAATGGTTTGCCGAAAATTCTGAGAATAAATACCACAAAGTGGCAAGTAAAAAACCCAATAAGTTGGGATTTTATGACTTGCTCGGCAATGTAGCAGAGTGGACCATCGACGAATATGATGCGAGCATTTATACAACAATCAGCCAAGGAAGCAAAGACCCTGTCTCATCCAAAACTAAAAGATATCCTGTGACCGTCAGAGGAGGAAACTATAAATCACCTATCACCGATTTAAGACCTGCAAACAGAACCAAATCCGAATCCATTTGGAACAGACGAGACCCTCAAATACCAAAATCAAAATGGTGGAACGCCGATGCTCCATTTATTGGATTCAGGTTAGTAAGACCTCGCAAATCCAAAACAGCGGAAGAAGTAGAATCATTTTTTGAATCAGTATTAAAATAA
- a CDS encoding FAD:protein FMN transferase, giving the protein MGSEMIITIDASDTTGLSKSIFEAYQLTDDLVKIFSDYDPDSELNKINLAPAYKPIKISSEMMILLSTSKDAFRKSDGAFDITLGKLTKAWRNTKTSGINIHPDSISWYKLHTGCHQFNIHPADNTLIKINNQFDFDLGGIAKGYIADKVSKFLISTGWKSHLVDAGGDIVAGDPPMGSCGWKIALELPNKNEVLQRILCIKNQAVATSGSTYQYYIANNEAYSHIIQPKSGLGISNSDNVTVIAPSGTDADWLATACSVLSWQKSKKLIKQSPSSTLIVTLTKAKKMNHRIAGKKIKFHE; this is encoded by the coding sequence ATGGGATCAGAGATGATTATTACTATTGATGCAAGTGATACAACCGGTCTTTCAAAAAGTATCTTTGAAGCATATCAATTGACCGATGACCTAGTGAAAATATTTTCGGACTACGACCCTGATTCAGAGCTAAATAAAATAAATCTGGCTCCTGCATACAAACCCATAAAAATAAGTAGTGAGATGATGATCTTATTATCTACATCAAAAGATGCTTTTCGCAAATCCGATGGTGCCTTTGATATTACTTTGGGCAAACTGACCAAAGCATGGCGAAATACTAAAACATCAGGAATCAATATCCATCCTGATTCGATATCGTGGTACAAATTGCATACAGGATGTCATCAATTTAATATACATCCTGCTGATAATACTTTAATAAAAATAAACAATCAATTTGATTTTGATTTGGGTGGTATCGCCAAAGGATATATAGCTGATAAAGTGAGTAAGTTTTTAATCTCTACCGGATGGAAAAGTCACCTTGTTGATGCTGGCGGAGACATAGTGGCAGGAGATCCACCTATGGGAAGTTGTGGCTGGAAAATTGCATTGGAGTTGCCAAATAAAAATGAAGTTTTACAAAGAATATTATGTATCAAAAATCAGGCAGTTGCCACTTCTGGGTCTACATATCAGTATTATATTGCAAACAATGAAGCCTATTCGCACATCATTCAGCCCAAAAGCGGATTAGGTATTTCAAATTCTGACAATGTTACAGTGATAGCACCATCCGGAACTGATGCTGATTGGTTGGCAACAGCTTGTTCTGTGCTATCATGGCAAAAATCAAAAAAACTCATAAAACAATCTCCCTCATCCACATTGATTGTAACTTTGACAAAGGCTAAAAAGATGAATCATAGAATAGCAGGTAAAAAAATCAAATTTCATGAATAG